TGGCAGCCACAGCGAAATTTGTGGTACGTAGGTAATCAAGCCCAGGAAGGCCAGCATCGTCAGCAGCCACGGCATCACGGCCACGGTCAGCTCCGAAATGCCCATCTTGGTGATGCCGGACGCCACGTACAGGTTCAGGCCCACAGGCGGATGGCACATGCCCACTTCCATGTTGACCACGATCAGGATGCCGAAGTGCACAGGATCGATGCCCAGCTTCATGGCGACGGGGAACAGAATCGGCGCCATGATCAGCACGATCGACGACGGTTCCATGACGTTACCCGCCACCAACAGCAGCACGTTGACCACCAGCAAGAAGCTGATCACACCCAGGCCCTTGCCCGTGATCCACTCGGCCATCGCTTGCGGAATGTTTTCGCTGGTCATCAGGAACGAAAACAGCACGGCGTTGGTGATGATGTACAACAACATCGCCGACATGGCGGCCGAATCGAGCAAGACCTTGCCCACTTGCTTGATCTTCAAGTCCTTGTAGACGAAGACGGCGATGATGAAGGCGTACACGGCAGCCATGGCGGCCGCTTCCGTGGGTGTAAACGCGCCCGAATAGATGCCGCCCATGACGATGACGATCAAGAGCAAGCCCCAGGCGCTCTTCTTGAACGTGACGAAGCGCTCGCCCCAGCTGGCTTTTTTCATGCGCGGGTAGTTGTGCTTGCGCGCCAAAAACCACGTCGTCAGGCCCAGCAGCATGGCCAGCATCATGCCGGGAATCACGCCCGCCATGAACAATTTACCAACGGACGTGTTCGTGCTGACGGAATACATCACCATCACGATCGATGGCGGGATCAAAATGCCCAGCGCGCCCGAGGTGGTGATGACGCCGGCGCCGAAACCGCGCGGATAGCCCTGCTTGACCATGGCTGGCAGGATGATGGAGCCGATGGCCACCACGGTGGCGGGGCTGGAGCCGGAAACGGCCGCAAACAGCGCGCACGCCATCACGCCAGCCAGCGCCAGGCCGCCATGCCAGTGGCCGACCATGGAGCTGGCGAAGTTGATCATGCGCCGCGCCACCCCGCCATGCGTGAGGAAGTTGCCGGCCAAAATGAAGAAGGGGATGGCCATGATCTCGAACTTCTCGATGCCCGTGAAAATCTTCAGGGCTACCGATTCGATGGGCACGCTGGTCATGGTGAACAGGAACGTCAGCACCGTCAGGCCCAGCGAAATGGAAATCGGCATGCCGGTCAACATCAGCGCCAGCAGCAATACAAAAATAATCAGCGCGTTCATGCCTTGGCTCCTTTTTCTTCCGCCGTCAGTTCATCTTCCAGGCCCTCGACGTGCGAGTGGTCGTGTTTCGGCAAGGCGCCCGTCTTGATGAAATGCACCATCACCTGCAGGAAGCGGAAGCACATCAGGTAGGAACCGAGCGGCACGGCCAGGTAGACCAGCCACATCGGCACTTCCATGTCGGCCGAGGTCTGGTCCGTGTGGCCGATCGACCACACGAAGCTGGCGCCCAAGGTCCCCACGATGCCCGTAAACAGGGCGCCGGCACCAAGGCCGAAGACGATGAAACGGTCGCGCCAACGCGGGTTCATGCGGTTGATCAGCACGTCGACGCCCACGTGGATGCCCGTGCGCACGCCATACGCGGCGCCGAACTTGGCCATCCAGACGAACATGTAGATACACAGTTCCTGGGCCCAGCTGGTATTGATTTGAATCAGGAAGTCTTGCAGGCCGGGGATGGGCAAGCCTGCCAGGTAGCGGTGCACGACCGCGACGAAAATGATGAAGGTGGCCGCGCCCATCAGGGACGCGATCAGCCACTCTTCCAGGTGATCCAGAAATTTCATGGTGGACTTTCAAAGAATGCGGGTACACAGACTCCCGCGCAGGACGCGCAGGAGTCATTCGAGCCAGTGGCAGGGATGCCCTGCCTGGCGCGCCAGGCGGCGCGCTACGGCATGCTGCTTACTTCGCGCTTTCCTTGTTGATGGCCGAGATCAGGTCCTTGCCGATGCGCCCTTCCATGGCCTTCTGCACGGGCGCCAGCGCGCGGCGCCATTCGGCCTGTTCCTGCACCGTCAGCGTGTAGATCTGCGTCTTGCCCGCTTTCTTGATGGCGTCGAGGGCCTGGTCGTTGTCGCGCTGGGCGATGGCTTTTTCAAACGTGGTCGCCTCGCGCATGGCTTTTTCCAGCTGGCCGCGTATATCGGGCGGCAAGCCATCCCAGAATTTCTTGTTGACGATGACGGCATAGCCCAGGTAGCCGTGGTTCGACACGGTTACGTGCTTTTGCACTTCATGCATCTTTTGCGTGTACATATTCGATGGCGGATTTTCCGTGCCGTCGACCACGCCCGTCTGCAGCGCCTGATACACTTCCGAGAAGGCCAGCACTTGCGGATTGGCGCCCAGCGCGCGCATTTGCGCGTCGAGTACCTTGGACGACTGGATGCGCATTTTCAGGCCCTTGAAGTCGGCCGGGTTGTGCAGCGGCTTGTTGGCCGACATCACCTTGAAGCCGTTGTCCCAGTAGGCCAGGCCCGTGATACCCTTGGGTTCCAGCTTTTTCAGCAGACTCTTGCCGATTTCGCCTTCGGTGACGTTGTACAGCGCCGTCTTGGTGGGGAAAATGTAGGGCAGGTCGAACGCTTCGAATTCTTTCACGCCCAGCGGGCCGAACTTGGCCAGCGACGGCGCCAGCATCTGCACGGCGCCCAGCTGCAGCGCTTCGAGTTCTTCCTTGTCCTTGTACAGCTGGCTGTTCGGGTACAGTTCGACCTTGACCTTGCCGTTCGTGGCTTTCTCGGCCAGCTGCTTGAAGCGTTCGGCGGCCTGGCCTTTCGGCGTGTCGGTGGCCACGACGTGGCTGAACTTGATGACGATCGGGGCTTGCGCGTAAGCGTGGACGCCGGCGGTGGCGCCGATGGCCGCGCACAGCGCGACGAACATGGTTTTCATCTGCATTATTGTCTCCTGAGTGGTTTTTGAAAAACTTTATTATTTGTCTACTTGAATATTGTGCCAAAGAAACTGCCGCCGCTATTGTGGTTAACCACAATAGCCAGCTCCCGACAAGCCGCTACCCTGCCAGCCATGCCGACTCCCCCCACCCTTGCGCGCCGCTTCAAGCTATCGAGCCCGATGCGCTGGCTGCTGCCCGTCATCCTGCTGCTGCTGTTCCTCTCCATCCTGTTCTGGCTGCCGTGGCAGGCGCGCCAGATGGAAAGCAACGAACGCCAGGAGCAGCTGATCGCCGATACGCTATGGGTAGAGCAGACCATCCGCTTCCAGCTGGCGCGCAACGAGGAAAGCCTGTTCAACCTGGGCGTGGACATCGCCAGCGGCTCCCTATCGGCGGAAAAAGTGCACGAACGGCTGCAGCAGATGTTGCGCAATGGCCGCGAATTGCAGCGCGTGCTGTGGCTCGACACCAACGGCAAGGTGCTGGCCACCAGCGACAACAGCTTGCCGCACGCGCTGTCATTTGCGCCCGCCTCGCTGACGGCGGCCGACAATGCGCGCCGTCTGCACCGGGGCCAATACGCCCAGCCTTCGCAGCAGACGGGTTTTCCCGACGTGCCGCCGGGTGCCATGCTGATGGATTACCACCAGCCCCTGTTCGACGGCCAGCGCTATGTCGGCAGCCTGGTGGCCACCTACCAGATCAGCAGCCTGCTCGATGAAATGGTGCCGTGGTGGTTCGCCCAGGATAACCAGATTTCGCTGATCGACCGCGACGACAAGGTGCTGGCGCGGCGCGCCGCCGCCGGTCCCGGCCACGGCGTGTACACGCACAAGCGCGCGCTCGACGTGCCCGGCGCCAGCATCACCCTGTTTACCGACAGCGTGAAAAGCCAGCCGAAATTGCTGCCCAATCTGCTGGTCGGCTCCGTCATCGCCCTGTCGCTGGGCTTGCTGTGGAGCTTGCTGGCCCTGTGGCGGCATATTTCGCGCCGCCTGGTGGCCGAAGGCGCGCTGCGCCAGCAGATGCTGTTTCGCACGGCGATGGAAAACTCGCTGGTGACGGGCATGCGCGCGCGCGACCTGGAAGGCAGAGTCACCTACGTCAATCCCGCGTTTTGCCAGATCGTCGGCTATCCGCCCGAGGAAATCCTGGGCCGCTTGCCGCCCATGCCCTACTGGGTGCCCGAGGCGCTGGAAGAATACCAGCAGCGCTTCGTCAAGGCCCTGGCCGGCAATCCCACGCCGCAGTTCGAAACCTATTTCCAGCGCCCCGACGGCACGCGCGTGGCCGTGCTGATCTTCGAGGCGCCCTTGGTGGACAAGAACGGCCAGCAGACGGGCTGGATGGGTTCCGTGCTCGATATCTCGGACCGCAAGCGGGTCGAGGAACTGAATCGCCAGCAGCAGGAAAAGCTGCAAACGAGCTCGCGCCTGGCCACCATGGGCGAGCTGGCCTCGATGCTCGCGCACGAATTGAATCAGCCGCTGGCGGCCATTTCCAGCTACACGACGGGCGCCCTGAATTTGATCCGCCGCGCCATCGACCACGACGCCCCCGTCGATCCGGGTACCTTGAAGCCGGCGCTGGAACAGGCCAGCGCGCAGGCGCAGCGGGCCGGCCAGATCATCCGCAGCGTGCACGATTTCGTGCGCAAGAGCGAGCCGCAGCGCCAGGATATCGCCATCCGCACGCTGATCGACGGCATCCGCGCGCTGATCGACCTGCAGGCGCGCAAATACTATGTCACCATCCAGGAAGAGCTGCCGCCGGACCTGCCGCTGCTGCGCGCCGATCCCGTGATGATCGAGCAAGTGCTGCTGAACCTGACGCGCAACGCCATCGAGGCCATGCAGGACGCGGCGCCGGGACGGCGTATCATGCGCCTGCGGGCCAGCCACGACGCGCAGCAAGGCATGGTGACGGTCGACGTGATCGACCATGGCCATGGCATTCCCCAGGACGTGGCCGAGCGGCTGTTTTCGCCGTTTTTCTCGACCAAGTCCGAAGGCATGGGAATGGGCCTGAACATCTGCCGCACCGCCATCGAATTTCACGGCGGCGCGCTGACCTTCGGCGCCAACCCCGCCGGCGGTACCATCTTTACCTTCAGCGTGCCGGCCGCGCCAAGCGCGCCGCACTAACGAATAACTAATAACGCATAACGACAAGCCGGAGACCCCATGCTACACATCATCGACGACGAAGAGGTCGTACGCGACTCGCTGTCCTGGCTGGCCGCCTCGCGCAGCATCGAGGCGCGCAGCTACGCCAGCGCCCAGCAATTTCTCGATAGCCTCGATGGCAGCTTCGACGCCGCCGGCGACTGCGTGCTGCTCGACGTGCGCATGCCCGACATGAACGGCATCGCCATGTTCGACCAGCTGGTCAAGCGCGACCTGACGGCGCGCCTGCCCGTGATTTTCCTCACCGGCCACGGCGACGTGCCGATGGCCGTCGACAGTCTGAAACGGGGCGCCTTCGACTTCTTTGAAAAGCCGTTCAACGACAACGACCTGATGGACCGCGTGCAGCAAGGCCTGGCCAACTCGCGCCAGGCGGGCGAACTGGCCGCCGTGCACGCGCGCCTGGCCACCCTGTCGACGCGCGAGCGCGAAGTGCTGGACCTGATTTTGGCGGGCAAGATGAACAAGGTGGTGGCCGACAAGCTGGGCATCAGCATGCGCACCGTGGAAGTCCACCGCGCGCATATCTTCGACAAGATGCAGGTCAAGACGGCGGTGGAGCTGGCGGGGTTGTTGAAGTAAAAAGCGTCCTGTACGCTTAACGCGTCAGCATGATAGTCGAGACCTTGCTGTCGGCCACGGTGACTTCCATCGGGATCGTACCGCCTTGCTTGCTTTCGACCGAGGGGAATGTGCCGGGATAGTACGCCAACCAGCTCACGTTGGTGGTGACGTAATAGGTGCCATCGGGGACTTCCGTGAATTCGAACCGGCCTTCGCTGTCGGTCATGGCCGTACGGTCATAGTCACAGAACTTCAGACTGACGGTGCTGACTACCTGGCATTTATACAGCGACGCCGGCAACATCGCCAGCTTGCGCGCATATTCCGTCTTCGGACGCAAGGTGACCGTGTCGCCACCAGCTTCCTTGAATTCGCCGCCTTTGGTCTTCATGAAGGCCTGTCCCTTGACGCCGCCACTGCCGGTTTTACTCAAGGCATCATATTCCGCCTGCTGGAATTCCGGCATGACAACAAGCGAACGCGGCGTCGAGCATCCCATCAACAACACGGCCAGCACGCTCAAAGACAGTAATTTCAACATTTTCCCCTTGGATATTATTTCTATAGAAAAATAATTATATGCAATAGGAAAGTTAAAAACCAGACAATCATCGCATGCGCGAAGCGGGCCTCCGGCTGGCGCGGCACATCAGGCGCAGGTCGGCTTAGCGCGCAGCGCGTAAGCCGACACCACCACCATCACTCGTCGTGGTGTTCATGATGCTCGGCCGCCCCATGCTTCCAGTAACTGGCCACATGCAGATGCTGCTTCGGCACCCCGGCATCGATAAAATGCCCGCGCAAGCCCTGCACCTGCGCATGCTCGCACGCCACCCACACGTAGCCGTCGCCGTCTGACGGCAGCGTGACCTGACGCAGCGCTTCCAGCAGCAGCGGCCCCTTGCGGCCATTGCGCGCCACCCAGCACAGGTCCAGCTGCGCCGCGCACTCGAGCGCGACCCGTTCGCCGTCGTCGACGACCTCGATCACGGCAATGGCGCGCGCCGTGGCCGGCAGCTGCTCCAGGCGGCGGGCGATGGCCGGCAAGGCCGTCTGGTCGCCCACCAGCACATACCAGTCGAAGTCGAGCGGCACCAGCATGGAGCCGCGCGGTCCGCCCACGCCCAGGGTCTGGCCAGGCGCGGCTTGCGCCGCCCAGCTGGCCGCGGGGCCGTCGCCATGCAGCACGAAGTCGATGTCCAGCTCGCGCCGCGCGGCGTCGTAGCGGCGCGGCGTGTAGTTGCGGGCGATGGGGCGCGCGCCTTCCCCATACTGGATGGGATTCGGTCCATTGCCCAGCACGGGGAACACGGGGGTAGTCTGCCCCGGGGCGGGGAAGAACAGTTTCACGTGGTCGTCGTGCGCCGGCGAGACAAAGCCGTCCAGGTCGTCGCCCGCCAGCGTGATGCGGCGCATGTGCGGCGTGATCTGCTCGGTGCGCACGACGGTGAGCACGCGCAGTGTCAAGTCATGCCGCACGCGCTCGATGGCGTGCGGACGTGGTGCTGTAGTTGATGCAGTAGTCATTGCATATCCTTGTAAAGTGGGCTCAGTGGCCGTCGACGATGGCGTTCGCCGCCTGTTCCAGCACGGCGGAGACGCGCTCGGCTTCGGCGTCGCTCCAGCTGCTCTTGTTCAGCAACAGCGCATGCTTGAGCGTGTGCATGGCCTGGTGCACGCGCTCGGGCAAGGCGTTGCGCGCCTGGACGCGGGCGAACATGTCGAGGCGGGCCAGGATGCCATCCACCTGGGCGCGGTTCTCGTCCAGATACGCGCGGCCCAGGTCCGTGATCGTGTAGAGCTTCTTGCCGCTGGCGCTTTCGGACGACGTCACATGGTCCTGCTCTTCCAGCAAGGTCAGGGTCGGATACACGGCGCCCGGGCTGGGGGCGTAGGCGCCGCCGCAACGCTCTTCGATGGCCTTGATGATTTCATAGCCGTGGCGGGGGCTGATTTCGATCAGCGCCAGCACGATCAGCGGCAAGTCGCCGCGGCCGAAGACGCGCTCGGCCCGTTCGCCTCGTCCGCCGCGCCCGCCAGGACCACCGCCCATGCCGCCCATGCCGTCGCCGCGCTCGTCGAAGCCGCGCGGGCCGCGGCCGTGCATGAAGTAGTCACCGCGGTGCTCATGGCGGTGGTCGTGCTGGCCGCAATGGCCGTGATGATGGTGATGGCCATGCTGGCCGTGTTCTGTGTAATGTGAGTTTCTCATGTTTTCTCTTTAAAGATATATCGTTAGTAGGTATCGCCATTTTATAACGATATATCGATAAGTCAAGGAGAAATTTGTTATGCTCTTCTTTTCACCATCCACACGCCGATGCCATGCCTGACAAATCCGCCCTTGAGAAAATGTATGTGAAAAATGCCAGTACCCTGGCCGTGCTCAATGACGGCGGCGAACATGGAGAATTGCTGGCGCAGTTGCCGGCGGAGCGGCGGGTGCGGGAAGGTGAAAATGCCGACTGGATCCTGCTGTACGCACGCAGCCGCGCGGAACTGGAGCGGTTCCTGCCGGTGGCGCAAGCGCGCCTGGCGCCCGGCGGCGCCGTCTGGGTGGCGTACCGCAAGGGCGGCGCGAAGGCCGGCAGCGACATCCACCGCGACGATATCCGCAATTTTGCGCAAACAATAGGGCTCGACAGCGTGGCGATGGTCGCCATCGACGCCGCCTGGTCGGCGCTGCGCCTGAAGCAGGTGTAGCCGAAGTCTAGGTCACGCCGTGCAGCGCCAGCGCCCATTCGACGTGCTCGCGCACGATGGCCGACGGGTGCTCGCGGCGCGACAGCAGGGCCGCCACGATGTCGGCCTGGCCCTTCGCCTTGGCGGCCGCATTGCCCATGCCGACGGCCAGGTTGCGCAGCCAGCGTTCGTGGCCGATGCGGCGAATCGCGCTGCCTTCCATGCGACGGTTGAATTCCTCTTCCGTCCAGGCGAACAGTTCCACCATGCCGGCGCTGCCCAGGCTGTGGCGCTCGTCGAAGTCGGGCACGACGGCGCGCTGGGCGAACTTGTTCCACGGGCAGACGGTCTGGCAATCGTCGCAGCCGTACACCTTGTTGCCGATCAAAGGACGCATCTCGACGGGAATGGCGCCCTTCAATTCGATGGTCAGGTAAGAGATGCAGCGGCGCGCGTCAAGCTGGTACGGCCCCAGGATGGCTTGCGTCGGGCACACCGTGATGCACGCCGAGCACTGGCCGCAGCGCGGCGTTTCCGGCGGGTCGATGGGCAACGGCACGTCGATGAGGATCTCGCCGAGGAAAAAGAAGGAGCCGCCCTGGCGGTTGATCAGCAAGGTGTGCTTGCCGCGCCAGCCCAGGCCCCCCTTTTGCGCCAGCGCCACTTCCATCACGGGCGCCGAATCGCTGAAGACGCGGTAGCCGAAGTCGCCGATCTCGCCGCGGATAAGCTCGGCCAGCTGCTGCAGGCGCGAACGCATCACCTTGTGATAGTCGCGGCCGCGCGCATACACGGAAATGACGGCCGCCGACGGATCGGCGTCGCGCGCCGCCTCGTGCGCACGCCAGTCGGGACCCAGCGCCGGCGGCAGATAATTCATGCGTGCGCTGATGGCGCGCACCGTGCCCGGCACCAGTTCGGCCGGGCGCGCGCGCTTCATGCCGTGGCTGGCCATGTACTCCATTTCGCCGTGATACCCTGCGTCGAGCCAGGCTTGCAAGGGCGCTTCCATGTGCGACAGGTCGACGTCGGCGATGCGCACCTCGGCAAAACCCAGCTCGCGCCCCCATTCTTTGATGGTGCGCGCCAGGACGGCGAGATCGGTGATGGTGGCGGACATAGGGGACTTTACGGAAAACGGCAGGCGCGCGGGCGGTTACAATGACAGCAGCCTCCATTTTATGCGATACCGAAGATCATGACCGAACACTTCAAAGCCCACCTCCACGATGAAGCCGGCACCGCCGCGCTGGGCGCCGCGCTGGCGCGCGCGCTGGCGCCGGGCCTGGCGATCTACCTGCACGGCGACCTCGGTGCCGGCAAGACGGCCCTCACGCGCGCCCTGTTGCACGCGGCCGGCCATGCGGGCCACGTGAAAAGCCCCACCTACACCTTGTCCGAACCGTACACGGTGCAGCTCGATGGCCAGAGCGTCAACGTGATCCACTTCGACCTGTACCGCATGGGCAGCGCCGAGGAATTTCTCGACGCGGGCTTTCGCGAAGACTTCGATGGCCGCAACATCTGCATCGTCGAATGGCCGGAGAAAGCCGAACCGGTGCTGCCGCCGGCCGACCTGAATATTTATTTGAACGTTGCGGGTACAGGACGTGATGTAGAATTGCAAGCGTCTTCTGAATTGGGTCTGTCATGCCTTCACCGTCTCAAATTCGCCCCGAACCTTTGATCTCCTCGCCCATCACCCGGCGCACGGTACTCAAGGCCGGCGGCACCCTGCTGTTGTCCGTGTTCGCGCCCATGTCGGCGATGGCGGCGCAAATTCTCGCCGTGCGCGTCTGGCCGGCCGAGGACTACACGCGCGTCACCCTGGAAAACGACAGCATCCTGAAGGCGACCCACTTCATCGTCAAGGACCCGGAACGGCTGGTGGTCGACATCGAAGGACTGGAGCTCAATCCCACCTTGAAGGGCCTGGTGGCGAAGATCCAGTCGAACGACCCGTACATCAAGCAGGTGCGCGTGGGCCAGAACCGGCCCAACGTGGTGCGCCTGGTGTTCGACCTGAAAGAGGAAGTCACGCCGCAGCTGTTTACCCTGCCGCCGGCCGGCTCCTACAACCACCGTTTGATCTTCGACCTGTATCCCGTGCGCGAGCCGGACCTGATCGCGCAGATGATCGAAAAGGGCGACTGGTCGAGCGACCCGGCCAAGCCACCGATGGCCGGCACGCATACGCCGCCGCCCGCGCTGCCCCTGCCCGACAGCGGCAAGCCACCCGTGGCCGTCGCGCCGCCGGTAGCGTCCATCGTGCCGCCCGTGCCCGACCTCCGCCCGGAACAGCGCCCCGAAGCACGCCCGCTGCCGGGCCAGAAAGTGGTGCGCATGATTACCATTGCGCTCGATCCCGGCCACGGCGGCGAAGACCCGGGCGCCATGGGCAGCCGGGGCAGCCGCGAAAAAGACGTGGTGCTGGCCATCGCCAAGCGCCTCAAGACCAAGCTGGAACTGCAGCCCAACATGCGCGTCATGCTCACGCGCGACGCCGATTTCTTCGTCCCGCTGGGCATGCGCGTGGAAAAGGCACGCAAGGTGCAGGCCGACCTGTTCGTCTCGATCCACGCCGACGCGTTCATCCAGCCGACGGCGCGCGGCTCGTCCGTCTTTGTGCTGTCCGAAAAGGGCGCCACTTCGACGGCCGCGCGCTGGCTGGCCAACAAGGAAAACCAGGCCGACCTGATCGGCGGCGTGAACGTGAAAAACCACGACAAGCAGCTGGCCAGCGTGCTGCTCGACCTGTCGACGACGGCGCAGATCAATGACAGCATGAAGCTGGGCAAGGCCGTGCTGCGCGAAATCGGCGGCATCAACCGCCTGCACAAGGGTTCCGTCGAACAGGCCGGCTTCGCCGTGCTGAAAGCCCCGGACATCCCTTCCATCCTGATCGAGACGGCCTTCATTTCGAATCCGGAAGAGGAAGCCAAGCTGACCGACAATGGCTACCAGGACCAGATGGCCGACGCCATCGTCACGGGCATCAAGAATTACTTTGCGAAGAATCCGCCGCTGGCGAAAAGCCGTCTGACCTGACATGAAAGCCTAGCATGAGCGAGAGTATCTTTGGCCAGCTGCCGGCCGTGACCATCCGCGCCGCCGACGGCGCGCAAGCGACCGTCACCCTGTACGGCGGCCACCTGGTGTCATGGCGGACCAGCGATGGCCACGAACGCCTGTTCTGCAGCCGCGATTCCGCCCTCGACGGCAGCCGCGCCATCCGTGGCGGCGTGCCCGTGATCTTCCCCCAGTTCGGCGCGCGCGGCACGGGCATGCGCCACGGCTTTGCGCGCGTGGCGACGTGGCAGCTGGAATCGACGGGCGAGGCCGATGGCGCCGCATGGGCGCAATTTGTCCTGACCCAGGCTGACCTGCCGGACGCGATCGCCGCCAGCTGGCCGTGGGCCTTCGCCCTGCGCCTGCGCGTGGCGGTGCAAGGCCAGTCGCTGGAACTGCAACTGTCCGTGCACAACACGGGCGAGCAGGCGTTCCCGTTCTCGGCCGCCCTGCATACGTATTTTGCGATTGATGATCTGAGCGAGGCGCGCGTCAAAGGCTTGCAGCGCGTGCGCTATTCGGACGAAACGCCGCAGGACGCCCTGCAAACGGAAGAGGCATTGCAATTCGCGGGCAAGCTCGACCGCATCTACTACCAGCTGCCGGGCGCCTTGACCCTGCAATCTGGCAGCCACACCCTGCGCCTGGAGCAGCAGGGCTTTACGGATGCCGTCGTGTGGAACCCGGGCGCGCAAGACGCGGCCGCCCTGCCCGACCTGGCCGACGACGAATACCAGCGCTTCATCTGCATCGAGCCGGCCCTGATCCAGCCCGACCTGCTGGCTGCCGGCGCCGAATGGACCGGCCGCCAGCGCCTTGAATTTATTTAATTCGATTCTTTGATGATGCGTCCGCTGGCCGGCTGAATCGGACGCGCATTTAGCGGATACAAGCGGCTGAACAGTGCCATCTGCGCCGGCGACGCCTGCACCGGCTGCTTCATCACCAGCCACAGCACGCCTTCGCTGCACGGCGGCGAAGTCAGCGACCCCATATACGTGTAGTAATCGCGCCGCGCCGGCAGCATCTCGGCCGGATCGAGCAGGATGGTCGGCTGCATGGTCTCGAATTTTTCCAGCGGCAGGTTATTCCACACCGTCTGGATGGTCGCTTGCGGCGCACCGCGTTCCAGCAGCAGCGCCAGCACGGCCAGCCGGCCTTCCGCATCGCGGTGCACCAGGTGCACCACCATCTCAAACGCCTTGCCATTGATGCGCTCTTCGGACGGGCGGTGGAAATGGAATTGCTGCAACTCGAACATGCGGTTCTGCACCGTGATGTAATTGCCGCCGCTCACGCCCACCTGCACCGTGTGGCCATTGTCGACCACACTGAACGACGACGGGCGGTAGTCAAAGCTGATCTGTTCGAGTTCCACCTTCATGCCGTCGCGGATATCGATCGGCGACTGGCGGCTGCCATTGCCGCACTTGGCCCAGTCGACATTGATCTTGCTCCAGTTGGCAGGTCCGCTTTCCCCCTCGTACGACCAGTGCGTGCCGCGCGCCACGGGAGGTGGCGGCGGCGGCGCCGCTTTCACCACGGCGGCGCGCCTGGCGCGGGCGGCGGCGCGGGCCGCCTGGGTGGCGCGCATTTCCGCCAGGCGCGCGGCGATCCGTTCGGACAGGTCGACTTCGGCCGCTTCTTCCTTCTCGCGCGCCGTGGGCGCGACGACGACGGGCGCCTTGACCTCCTTCTTGCCCTCCTTGCCCTTCACCGATTCGGTCAGGGTTTTCATGGCGGCCGCGCGCGCCGACGCCGACATCGGCGCGGATGCACTGGCGCTCGCCGCAGCGGGGGCATCTTTGGCGCTTGCCATGGCCGCCATCGCGGCAAGGCTGCAAGCTAACAGGGCGCTCAAATGTCGCATGGAAATCCAGAAAGTAAGAATACCCTCTGGTTTACGGCTGGTAAGCAACAAAACTTGAATCAGCGGGGGAGTAAAACAGAAACGAGGCAGAGAAAAACGGGATCCGGGGCCGGCTGCGGACTGTGCCGCAGCGCGCTTGCCCCGTATCCATGCGGCCTTACGCCGACTTGCCGACCATGCGCTTGTAGAGTTTCCACATGCCGCCCAGTACCACCGGCACCACGGCGGCGCCGACACCGATCAGCACGATCAAGGTCAGGTGGTCGCGGATCCACGGAATATTGCCGAAGAAGTAGCCCGCCGTCACCAGACCGACCACCCATAACAGGGCGCCCGTCACGTTGTACATCTGGAAGCGCGCATGCGTCATGTCGGAAATGCCGGCCACGAACGGGGCGAAGGTGCGCACCACCGGCACGAAACGGGCCAGGATGATGGTCTTGCCGCCGTGCTTTTCAAAGAATTCATGCGTGCGGCGCATGGCATCCTTGTTGATC
Above is a genomic segment from Janthinobacterium sp. 64 containing:
- a CDS encoding TRAP transporter large permease — its product is MNALIIFVLLLALMLTGMPISISLGLTVLTFLFTMTSVPIESVALKIFTGIEKFEIMAIPFFILAGNFLTHGGVARRMINFASSMVGHWHGGLALAGVMACALFAAVSGSSPATVVAIGSIILPAMVKQGYPRGFGAGVITTSGALGILIPPSIVMVMYSVSTNTSVGKLFMAGVIPGMMLAMLLGLTTWFLARKHNYPRMKKASWGERFVTFKKSAWGLLLIVIVMGGIYSGAFTPTEAAAMAAVYAFIIAVFVYKDLKIKQVGKVLLDSAAMSAMLLYIITNAVLFSFLMTSENIPQAMAEWITGKGLGVISFLLVVNVLLLVAGNVMEPSSIVLIMAPILFPVAMKLGIDPVHFGILIVVNMEVGMCHPPVGLNLYVASGITKMGISELTVAVMPWLLTMLAFLGLITYVPQISLWLPNLIYN
- a CDS encoding response regulator transcription factor, which translates into the protein MLHIIDDEEVVRDSLSWLAASRSIEARSYASAQQFLDSLDGSFDAAGDCVLLDVRMPDMNGIAMFDQLVKRDLTARLPVIFLTGHGDVPMAVDSLKRGAFDFFEKPFNDNDLMDRVQQGLANSRQAGELAAVHARLATLSTREREVLDLILAGKMNKVVADKLGISMRTVEVHRAHIFDKMQVKTAVELAGLLK
- a CDS encoding sensor histidine kinase gives rise to the protein MPTPPTLARRFKLSSPMRWLLPVILLLLFLSILFWLPWQARQMESNERQEQLIADTLWVEQTIRFQLARNEESLFNLGVDIASGSLSAEKVHERLQQMLRNGRELQRVLWLDTNGKVLATSDNSLPHALSFAPASLTAADNARRLHRGQYAQPSQQTGFPDVPPGAMLMDYHQPLFDGQRYVGSLVATYQISSLLDEMVPWWFAQDNQISLIDRDDKVLARRAAAGPGHGVYTHKRALDVPGASITLFTDSVKSQPKLLPNLLVGSVIALSLGLLWSLLALWRHISRRLVAEGALRQQMLFRTAMENSLVTGMRARDLEGRVTYVNPAFCQIVGYPPEEILGRLPPMPYWVPEALEEYQQRFVKALAGNPTPQFETYFQRPDGTRVAVLIFEAPLVDKNGQQTGWMGSVLDISDRKRVEELNRQQQEKLQTSSRLATMGELASMLAHELNQPLAAISSYTTGALNLIRRAIDHDAPVDPGTLKPALEQASAQAQRAGQIIRSVHDFVRKSEPQRQDIAIRTLIDGIRALIDLQARKYYVTIQEELPPDLPLLRADPVMIEQVLLNLTRNAIEAMQDAAPGRRIMRLRASHDAQQGMVTVDVIDHGHGIPQDVAERLFSPFFSTKSEGMGMGLNICRTAIEFHGGALTFGANPAGGTIFTFSVPAAPSAPH
- a CDS encoding TRAP transporter small permease; this translates as MKFLDHLEEWLIASLMGAATFIIFVAVVHRYLAGLPIPGLQDFLIQINTSWAQELCIYMFVWMAKFGAAYGVRTGIHVGVDVLINRMNPRWRDRFIVFGLGAGALFTGIVGTLGASFVWSIGHTDQTSADMEVPMWLVYLAVPLGSYLMCFRFLQVMVHFIKTGALPKHDHSHVEGLEDELTAEEKGAKA
- a CDS encoding TRAP transporter substrate-binding protein — its product is MKTMFVALCAAIGATAGVHAYAQAPIVIKFSHVVATDTPKGQAAERFKQLAEKATNGKVKVELYPNSQLYKDKEELEALQLGAVQMLAPSLAKFGPLGVKEFEAFDLPYIFPTKTALYNVTEGEIGKSLLKKLEPKGITGLAYWDNGFKVMSANKPLHNPADFKGLKMRIQSSKVLDAQMRALGANPQVLAFSEVYQALQTGVVDGTENPPSNMYTQKMHEVQKHVTVSNHGYLGYAVIVNKKFWDGLPPDIRGQLEKAMREATTFEKAIAQRDNDQALDAIKKAGKTQIYTLTVQEQAEWRRALAPVQKAMEGRIGKDLISAINKESAK